A genomic region of Candidatus Thorarchaeota archaeon contains the following coding sequences:
- a CDS encoding alpha/beta hydrolase — translation MEILEENGTRIAYEITGVEEGPRLILIHGLFLNADCWRYQLAHFESKYRILRFDLHGHGRSIIPKKRFTIRNYVDDMKLLLEHLNWTSDLNIVGHSLGGMVALVYALENATQVNKLVAASSYCFVSNEAMTDVLGRVKGNPLDKFAFGIGKRGLSPYDEEASKWLAKMVTDHLTTKDALYATAASAGFNICERLRSLTVPTLLIVGEKDITTPVWASEMLHEWLPNSEIVIVKGAGHLVIVDHHEEFNEHVDSFLSKQ, via the coding sequence GTGGAGATCCTTGAAGAAAACGGGACTCGCATCGCGTACGAGATAACAGGTGTTGAAGAGGGCCCCCGACTGATTCTGATCCACGGCCTCTTTCTCAACGCGGACTGTTGGAGATATCAACTTGCACATTTTGAGTCCAAGTATCGGATATTGCGATTTGATCTTCATGGCCACGGAAGGTCAATCATTCCCAAAAAGCGGTTCACGATCCGCAACTATGTTGATGACATGAAACTCCTGTTGGAGCACCTGAATTGGACCAGTGACCTGAACATCGTAGGCCACTCACTTGGGGGGATGGTCGCACTTGTGTACGCACTGGAAAATGCCACGCAAGTAAACAAGTTGGTTGCTGCAAGCTCGTACTGCTTTGTGAGCAACGAGGCCATGACTGATGTGTTGGGAAGAGTGAAGGGTAATCCGCTTGACAAATTCGCCTTTGGGATCGGAAAGAGAGGACTCTCACCGTATGATGAAGAGGCATCGAAATGGCTTGCAAAAATGGTGACCGATCACTTGACGACAAAGGATGCACTATATGCAACAGCGGCCTCAGCAGGTTTCAACATCTGTGAGCGGCTACGATCCTTAACAGTACCAACTCTTCTAATTGTTGGAGAGAAAGACATCACGACCCCTGTGTGGGCCTCGGAGATGCTGCACGAGTGGCTACCAAATTCGGAGATAGTCATTGTAAAGGGAGCAGGACACCTCGTCATAGTTGACCATCATGAAGAATTCAACGAGCACGTAGACTCGTTCCTGTCAAAACAATAA
- a CDS encoding MaoC family dehydratase has protein sequence MSDVKITKYSDLKVGDSAELVHTVTEDDISAFGSLSGDYNPLHFNEEWAKTTMFGGRIAHGILTAAYISAVIGMQLPGPGTIYMSQSMKFRGPVRIGDTITARVEVIAKNDEKRRVTLGTTCTNHNGDLVLDGEALVMLME, from the coding sequence ATGTCCGATGTAAAAATCACAAAGTATTCTGATCTAAAAGTTGGTGACTCGGCCGAGCTTGTTCATACTGTGACCGAGGACGATATCTCCGCATTTGGAAGCCTCAGTGGCGACTATAATCCTCTCCACTTTAATGAAGAGTGGGCAAAGACAACAATGTTCGGTGGCCGTATCGCTCATGGTATTCTGACAGCCGCCTACATCAGTGCTGTCATTGGAATGCAGCTTCCTGGGCCGGGTACAATCTACATGAGCCAAAGTATGAAATTCCGTGGCCCTGTCCGAATCGGCGATACGATCACTGCGCGGGTTGAGGTCATTGCAAAGAATGATGAGAAACGACGTGTCACCTTGGGAACCACCTGCACGAACCATAATGGGGATCTTGTTCTTGATGGAGAGGCCCTTGTTATGCTAATGGAATAG
- a CDS encoding 3-oxoacyl-ACP synthase — protein MERVPIGIEAIGTYIPPERHTAEYISEQSGTPLEVVLTKMGLKSKAVPGSDDHTVAMGVKAAKVAIARAGIDPAQDIDLVIWAGEVYAEHPMVTYGIKLQHEIGATRAWAFDVNQRCGTFVVAMLLAKALMWTQGYRRVLIASGYRNCDLIDYTNIRTRFMHDLAASGVAVILRADYPRNVVLEGAVISDGQFADDVYVPAGGTVMPISCEAIEKRLHYLDVRDPTSLKERLDKLSMRNFIQVIDDSLSKSGYSRDDIDYLGLIRMKRSAFEYVAKEVGVDPYTQSTYFEEYGHMGQNDAIVSLEEGLDAGKIKDGDVVVLTAAGIGWSWNAITIKWGSWE, from the coding sequence ATGGAGCGAGTTCCTATTGGTATCGAGGCCATCGGCACATATATCCCTCCTGAACGTCACACAGCTGAATACATCTCTGAGCAATCGGGTACTCCCCTTGAGGTAGTCCTGACTAAGATGGGTCTCAAGAGCAAGGCAGTCCCTGGTTCTGATGATCATACTGTAGCGATGGGCGTTAAGGCCGCTAAGGTCGCAATCGCGCGTGCTGGAATCGATCCTGCACAAGACATCGATCTTGTGATTTGGGCTGGAGAGGTCTATGCCGAGCATCCGATGGTGACGTATGGAATTAAACTGCAACATGAAATTGGGGCTACACGTGCTTGGGCCTTCGATGTGAATCAGCGGTGCGGAACCTTTGTCGTGGCCATGTTGCTTGCAAAGGCGTTAATGTGGACGCAAGGCTACAGACGAGTCCTTATTGCCAGTGGCTATCGTAATTGTGATCTTATCGATTACACGAACATCCGGACACGCTTTATGCACGACCTTGCAGCCAGTGGTGTTGCGGTCATTCTTCGTGCTGACTATCCACGTAATGTTGTTCTCGAGGGCGCAGTGATCTCTGACGGTCAATTTGCAGATGATGTCTATGTTCCTGCTGGAGGAACTGTCATGCCCATAAGTTGCGAGGCGATCGAGAAACGATTACACTACCTTGATGTCCGTGACCCTACGAGTCTGAAGGAGCGCCTCGATAAACTGTCAATGCGGAACTTTATCCAGGTCATTGATGACTCGTTGTCTAAGAGTGGGTATTCACGTGATGATATCGATTATCTGGGTCTCATTCGTATGAAGCGGAGCGCGTTCGAATATGTGGCCAAAGAGGTGGGAGTCGATCCTTACACGCAGTCTACATACTTTGAGGAGTACGGTCACATGGGCCAGAATGATGCGATTGTTTCTCTGGAGGAGGGTCTGGACGCAGGCAAGATTAAAGATGGCGATGTGGTGGTGTTGACCGCAGCTGGGATTGGCTGGTCTTGGAACGCCATAACAATCAAGTGGGGGTCTTGGGAGTGA